A region from the Musa acuminata AAA Group cultivar baxijiao chromosome BXJ1-10, Cavendish_Baxijiao_AAA, whole genome shotgun sequence genome encodes:
- the LOC135595396 gene encoding putative transferase At4g12130, mitochondrial: protein MKDRQGIDPFSHVTSLSRLPRHTRPLSPQLPPPPPPQRRGGGAEERKKKKERNNSNKASKMSSFRFGSRFRTAFSSSYLRSVHSQTSPGRRLDDAGPLACRLESRSVLRFRGPDTVKFLQGLLTNDIRPLAARTPPTDSRVSQASYLPTPNLTYRSPPPIYAALLTPQGRFLYDLFLYRPPRPDEKLDGRTGSGPGSADSEEPFTLLADVDTAVVDDLLDCFKKYCLRSKVGIDNVDKEFSCWQRFGSNLSSNSASAEEPEAASVGWGGVGYAGIAAAQGNDLSWQWFKDPRLNCLGFRGIFPTNATPPLVEADKEASEWHYLQWRLEKGVPEGSAEIPKGEAVPLEYNLVGLNAISFDKGCYVGQELVARTHHRGVIRKRLLPLKFVNDNGEDLQQAVSPNSDIVNYASDKKVGTVTTALGCCGMGLVRLEEVLKQSPNLRIEGQDEVRIKAMIPDWWPAEWTQVQEQRQSAAAA, encoded by the exons ATGAAGGATCGCCAAGGAATAGATCCATTCTCGCACGTGACCTCACTGTCACGTCTTCCTCGCCACACGCGTCCGCTCTCGCCGCAGCTTCCTCCGCCTCCGCCCCCTcaacgacgaggaggaggagcagaagagaggaagaagaagaaggagaggaacaacagtaacaaagcaagtaagatgtCTTCTTTCCGTTTCGGATCGCGTTTCCGCACCGCCTTCTCCAGCTCCTACCTCCGAAGCGTCCACTCTCAGACCTCGCCGGGGCGTCGCCTGGATGATGCGGGGCCCCTGGCCTGCCGCCTCGAGTCCCGCTCCGTGCTCCGCTTCCGCGGCCCCGACACGGTCAAGTTCCTCCAGGGCCTACTCACCAACGACATCCGCCCCCTTGCGGCCCGCACCCCTCCCACTGACAGCCGCGTCTCTCAGGCCTCCTACCTCCCCACGCCTAATCTCACTTACCGTTCCCCGCCGCCGATATACGCTGCCCTGCTCACCCCCCAAGGAAGGTTCTTGTACGACCTTTTCCTGTACCGCCCCCCTCGGCCCGACGAGAAGCTCGATGGGCGGACTGGGTCGGGGCCCGGCTCGGCCGACTCTGAGGAGCCCTTCACTTTGCTCGCCGATGTCGACACCGCCGTCGTGGATGATCTTCTTGATTGCTTCAAGAA GTATTGTTTGAGATCAAAGGTTGGGATAGACAACGTGGACAAGGAATTCTCCTGCTGGCAACGATTTGGCAGCAACCTTTCTAGTAATTCAGCATCAGCTGAAGAACCTGAGGCTGCATCGGTTGGTTGGGGAGGAGTTGGTTATGCTGGTATAGCTGCTGCACAAGGAAATGATCTTAGTTGGCAATGGTTCAAGGATCCTAGATTGAATTGCCTAGGATTTAGAGGAATCTTCCCCACTAATGCAACTC CACCCTTAGTGGAGGCTGATAAGGAAGCTAGTGAATGGCACTACCTACAGTGGAGATTAGAGAAAGGAGTTCCAGAAGGTTCCGCTGAGATTCCAAAAG GTGAGGCAGTTCCTCTTGAATACAATCTTGTGGGGTTGAATGCCATCTCCTTCGATAAAGGATGCTATGTAGGTCAGGAGCTTGTTGCTCGGACACATCATCGAGGTGTCATCCGCAAGCGGTTGCTTCCACTGAAGTTTGTAAACGACAACGGAGAAG ACCTACAGCAAGCAGTATCGCCCAATTCAGACATAGTAAATTATGCTTCCGATAAAAAGGTCGGGACTGTGACAACAGCTCTCGGATGCTGTGGTATGGGACTGGTGAGACTGGAAGAGGTCCTCAAGCAATCACCAAACCTACGCATCGAGGGACAGGATGAAGTGAGAATCAAGGCCATGATACCGGATTGGTGGCCAGCAGAATGGACACAAGTGCAAGAACAACGACAAAGTGCTGCTGCTGCTTAG
- the LOC104000453 gene encoding protein cornichon homolog 1, whose protein sequence is MVFFWLTAFFLVVILIALVIHQLMCLADLEFDYINPYDLASRINKVIYPEFALQGVLGLLFLLSGNWLMFTFCVPIIYYNVRLYQRQQHLVDVTEIFNHLNREKKRRLFKLINLVILLFLCLIWMIYSILEEAE, encoded by the exons ATGGTGTTCTTTTGgctcactgccttcttcctcgtcGTCATCCTCATCGCTCTCGTAATCCACCAG CTCATGTGCTTGGCAGACCTAGAATTTGATTATATCAATCCATATGACTTAGCTTCCCGGATAAATAAGGTGATATATCCAGAATTTGCCTTGCAAGGAGTCTTGGGTCTACTCTTTCTCTTGTCTGGAAATTGGTTGATGTTCACGTTTTGTGTTCCAATCATTTACTACAATGTGAGATT GTACCAGCGGCAGCAACATCTAGTAGATGTGACTGAGATCTTTAATCACCTCAACAGAGAAAAGAAAAGGCGTCTTTTCAAGCTCATCAATCTTgttattcttctcttcttgtgtTTGATTTG GATGATTTATAGCATATTGGAGGAGGCTGAATAG